TATAGCACTGTCtcaacatttctttaaaaattactgtttacCAACTTACCTCCTCAATGCCGAGGGATCTGTAGATAAAGACAAGCAAGCCATGCTCTTGGGAAAACACCAGAGACAGGTGCAGTGCTGTGGGGAAGCAAATAAACCATCAGGAGAGTGGTTTCCTTTCTGGATGCTGCCCAGCACATCCTTCCCCTTGTGCAGAGGAACACCCGAACAGAAGAACACTGGATGGGACTGATGCTTGtccatagaaaaaaaacagaagttaaatCCCGGTGCTTCTGGCCTCCCTGGGGACCCGAGCCCTGTGCCTCTGCCCCCCGGCTGGGGCTACCAGGGCTGCTCAGGACGGAGGGAACGCCAACCTGGCGAAGAGGGGGCGGGCAGCGGAGTGTTTTTACCACCAAACGAAATGGTTATTTGAGGCAACAGATCCTCCCTACCCCAAAATCAACCTTTTCTATTAggccatccccccccccaaaagccCCAAGGATCGTGTTAAGAACAGAGAGCGGGCAAAGCCGCCCCGCAGGACCAgccacctgctgctgcctgtgccccCCACCATTAACCATCCTTCCCCACGCCAAGCAGCTGATGTTTTACAGACACTCGCCCAGAGCACCTGAGGCCTCACAGCCCCCCCAAGTCCCCGCCACCGCCACCACCCCTCCCCGCGGCCGGGCCgggatgggttgggttgggcCCGAGGCGCACCCTGCGCGGTGCCGGTCGGGGTGGTGAGGCAGGTCTCCCCCAGGCTGCGGAGCAGGCTGTAGCCCTGCAGGGCTGCGCTGGCGGCATCGCCGTGCTGCAGGCAGCCgtggagctggagcaggcacTGCTGGACACCAGCCATGCCGACCCAAACCCACAGCGCCGGCAGCGGGGAAAAGACCGGGGGGGAGCGGTGCGGAAGCGGCGGGAAGGACCCGCCCCCGGCCGGATCCAAAACAGCCACAGGGGTCGGGGAAGCGACACGGTCAGACACGTCGTGGTGTCAGGGCTGGTGCACTCGGAGGCAGGAAAAACGCTGGTAGACCGAGACGAGACGCAGCATCACACACATtcaccttggttggaaaagaccttcagcatcatcgagtccaacccttaataCTGATAGGTCCTTAACTAAGCCATATCCCTAAGTACTGTGTCTATACGGCTCCATATGGCTCCAGGGGCGGTGATTCCATCGCTGCCCCGAGCAGTTCCAGTAACTGATAACTCTGTCGGTGaagttcttcctaatatccaacccaaacctctctgGCGCGGCAACTTGAGGCCGTTATCTCTTGTCACTTGTAACTTCATTGAACAGACCGATTCCCAGCTCTTTACAACCCCCTTTAAGGAGACCATTCCGAGCGAAAGAAGGTTTGGGGGCACGTTTACGCCTCTGTCCGCAGGGCGGGCTCAACACTGGGGTACAGCAGTACCTTCCCCTCTCCCCGCGCAGAATGGGCTGTTCCGGCCTCCCCCACGCCTCCCTGCCCGACCGCAGCACAGTTTTGCCGCGAAATTCGGTCCTATGCGGACGGTTCCactctgggctgggggggggaggggaggcgACGCGGCACTACTGAGGACAGCCTCCGACCCGTAGCACAAGGAGTACCCTGCAGCCCACTTCTGCCGCAGATCAAACAGTGCGTAATCCTCACCTCACGGTAGAGAGAGGTGAGGGGGAAAACTCCTTCCTCTTGTCCTCCTTTCCCCGTCCCCCCTTTGTGCCTGCGTTGGACGCTCCCCTTGCCGTCGCGCGCAGCCATTGGCCAGAAAGTCCGCGAGAGCGCGCGCAGGCGAGTGCCTTGGCGCGGAATTTCCCGGTGCTGAGACCCTCGCTCCTCCTCACCTCTGCCAGCGACCCCACGCTCGGCCTGACCGGGCAGAGGACAAGaagaccaccaccaccaccccccctgGTGGAGTGCCCGCAGCCTGCGTTCCTCTCGcctccctctcccagcctgtaGGACCTCCGCGGGAGCTGGAGCACAAACATGTCCTCGCCCGCCTCCACCCCCAGCCGCCGCGGCGGCAAGCGCGGCCGGGGCAGCAACCCCCCGACTCGTGAgtgtggggaaggggctgggtcGGGAGGGGGGCGGCTGAGGCTGTAGCTGTAGCCAGGGCCAGCGGCTCCCCGGATGGGAGCAGACGAGTGCCGGCTGCATGGGGGGCTCTGCTAGCTGCCGGGCTGCCTCTCTGCCCCCGGGGGTTTGCTCCCACCCGCTGCGCCGTGGGCCTCCTCCTGCGGTGGTGGTTTAAGCGCTGTTTGCTTGTGTCTTGCAGCACAAGATGCTCGCTCTCCTCCTTCGCAGAAGCGGAGGACCGACGAGTCCACCTCTACCGGAGAGCTGCAGCCCATGCCCACCTCTCCGCCCGCCGACGCGCAGAGCCCCGGGGCCGCCGACGTGCTCTTCTCCAGCCCCCCGCAGTTCCGCCACACCGGTAGGCCGGGTCCGGGCAGACCCCGGTGCGGTAATGCCCCGCCGGGGGGGCTGCCGGCACCGCTGTAGGGCGAGCATTCAGTGGAATGGGTCCGGCTGAAAAATGCTCTAGGGAAAAAAGAGTTTGCTCTCAAGAAGAAGAGTTGTCTCGGGCTCTCATTTGTGCTTATGATATCCAGCAGAACAGGAATGGAGTAGGTGTCAGGGCTGCAGATCTGTTGCTGGTTCAACTTCCTGTGACAATATGTATCAGGGATTATAGAATCACCGAATactttgtgttggaaaggagCTTAAAGATTACCTAGTTCCATCCTCTCTGtcatgggcaggggcaccttccactagaccaggttgctcaaagccccttCCAGCCTGGCCTCAAACACTTCCGGGGATGAGGCCTGCACAGCTTCTCTACAcgacctgttccagtgtttcaccaccctcacaggagaGAATGTTATCCTAATACACAAtttaaatctcccttcttcccatttgaaactgttcccccttgtcttatcactacaCTCCCTTACAAATGTCCCTCCCCACATTTCCTGTAGGGCCCTTTTAGCTACTAGAAGGCCACCATAAGGTGTCCCAGGAGCCTGCTCCAGTCTGAACAACTCCAGTTATACCTTAGGCTTTTATGTATTTCTAGAGAGAATAAGGTAgaataagataaaataataaaattactatttaataataacaaagaaaaaatactagTAAAGAATTAGTTTGCTATAAGCAGCTGTTACTGCTGTCAATTAATAGCTTTGGTTTTAATTGCAGTACCTGGTAATTATCATGTCACTTGTTTTACTGCccaaaaaatactgaaaaatgctACATTTTGCCTTTACATACATAAACACcaatgtagttttaaaatatgtcacTGCTTAAAGTTTTGTAGCAAAGCTGTACTAGCACTTGGGAGTATTCATAAGGGATGTTAATACCAAGAGAAGTTGTAAGTTGATCCTTACAACATCTTTATTGCTCTATTTTAACAAAATGCTGGAATTGAGCGATGATACTGACATTATGGTGCTAGAGTTAGAAGAACAATGAGACAAATGCAGAGACTGAATTTTAGTCTCTTCTAAATATAAAATGTCTTGAtaatcaaacttttttttttttttaattttattttttatagctATTCCTCTTGACTTTGATATCAGTTCACCTCTGACTTATGGCACACCCAGCTCCAGAGTAGAGGGCACTCCACGAAGTGGTGTACGAGGAACTCCAGTTAGGCAAAGGCCAGATCTGGGGTCTGTCCGTAAAGCCAGACAAGTTGATTTACACTCAGATGGGGTAGGTAGATATTCTCAGATCTTGTACCTGAcaacttctttttaaacaagTATACACACATCTGCATATGCTTAATCTGTTTCCACACAGCCAGCTGAGGATCCTGTTGCTACTGAACAATCTCTTGGACAAAAGCTTGTTATTTGGGGAACAGATGTTAATGTAGCCTCATGCAAGGAAAAATTCCAGGTAGGTTAATGActtaatttttcctcctttaaacaAAAAGCTATTAGAATCTGATACAAAATAGATGTTTGCACTACTAAGTTTCATCTTTCCCCTTCTGTCTTTGTGTTACCTCTGACATTCAGAGGTTTCTTCAGCGTTTCATTGATCCAGTAGCAAAAGATGATGAAGATGTTGGCTTGGATCTGAATGAGCCACGCTATATGCAACGTCTTGAAGAGGTATTTGCAACACAGTGAAATCTAAGTTTTCTCTTTCGTTCTTGTGTGCCATTGagctaaagatttttttttttccaaatacctTGCAGATTAATATGGTTGGGGAACCTTTCCTGAATGTAAATTGTGAACATCTAAGATCGTTTGATGAAAATCTTTACAGGCAACTGATCTGCTATCCTCAGGTGAAGTAGTGTGCTTGTCTGGCTTTCAAATGgcccttttttatttctggctttTGGTGTGTTTGTTTACATGTAATGTGTACTTTGTATGTTCAGTGTAATTTTTGTGGCCTCTTTATTTTACTTAGTATAAAATATCTAATTTTGTAGTAGTTGCATGTGCATAGTACACCATGCATGGGTGTACCTCATGCATGCCAAATTACCTGGTAAACTGCAGTGTCCAGAGTCTTGTATGGTTTTTTTGTGCAATACTCAAATGAGTAAGTCTGATCTAAACAGTAAGTTTTCTGTCATGTAGGAAAATGTTCAACTGGCATAACCTTTAGTCACTGATGGTTGATCAGCAGCACAAAAGTGCttcatacaaaatatttaatttttattgacTTTTCTGAACTTGAAAGCGtaattgtttttaatgtttttatacaGGAAGTTATCCCAACATTTGACATGGCTGCCAATGAAATCTTTTTTGAGCGTTACCCTGATTCAATATTAGAACATCAAATTCAAGTGAGGCCATATAATGCACTGAAGACTAGGAATATGAGAAGTCTAAACCCTGAAGGTAAACTTTGGATTCCCATGTAAGAAAAGAATCTTAAGGATTCCTATAAATCTATTGAATTTAACATAGAATTACATGATGACTATAGAGAACTGTACTTGTCCATTCAGTCCagtgtttttcatttatataaGTCTATTTCAGAAGCAAGCTCTTTAGAGCTGAAATGTAGAATGATCTATCCATAAAGGAAATCTTTCCCGGTATCATCTACTCATGTTCTTAGTTCTGCAAATGCAAAGGATTCTTTCTTTAGTATAAATAAACTTGTGAGTTACAATGTTTGCACTACACATTTATGCttatttttgcttcatcttAGACAAAATGCTAGTACCCTACCAAATGTCTACCTCCCACCTAAAAACTGAAGGTGACATGAAATTGTGAAGATGACTTGAAGTTCTAAGAGTATGAAGTCATGACATGAGTCTCTCTGTTTTACAGATATTGATCAACTTATCACCATCAGTGGTATGGTCATCAGAGGCTCTCAGTTGATTCCTGAGATGCAGGAAGCATTCTTTAGGTGCCAGGTTTGCGCTTTCACCACCAGAGTAGAAATCGATCGTGGCAGGATTGCTGAACCATCAGTATGCAAGAACTGTAACACAACACACAGCATGGCACTGATCCACAACAGATCCATGTTCTCTGACAAACAGATGGTATGTTGGCTTAGGTAGTGGCTGAAAATGAAGCAGTTTCTAGTTTTAGCTCCTCCCGTGCCCCTAATGCCAATAGCATCAACTTTTGTATCTTGCAACTGagtattttgaaaaggaaaatgtgtacTGGAACATGAAAATGGTTGAAACAGTGAAAGGATAAGTCTACTCTTGAGAAGAAATGCATTAAAAGGATGAAGTGTGTTCATGTCTTAATGTTTGCATACGGAAGTCTCTTTATGTATCATATGTTCACTTTGGTCTGGACTAAATGAGTCTTGTATTTAATAGCACTTAGCCATACCGGTAGCAACCAGAAGAATTCACCTTTTCATCAGATCTGTTTATTAGTAGTCAATTTTGCTGTTTAGGTGGCGGGGATATTCTTAGGCCACTTCCCTGATTTAAAATGATGCTGAAGATTATCCTGATGTAAGGTTGTGGTGTATGTTCTGTGGAAGAGCTCTCTTTTCTTGAAACtaatactgaaatttttttgGCTAGGTCAAACTGCAGGAGTCCCCTGAAGATATGCCAGCTGGCCAGACCCCACATACAGTTGCACTGTTTGCTCATAATGACCTTGTTGATAAAGTTCAGCCAGGTGATAGAGTTAATGTCACAGGTAAAACTTGCTTTGAGTATTTGcaactttatttttcactgttttactACGTATAAAGGGATCTGATGGGATTCAGCTgcagtggctgagggagctggccACTCTCTTTCCAAAGCCATGGAGTTATCCTTGAAGAGTCATGGTCACTAGCTAAGatactggaagaaaaacaatgcCACTCCTAGGTCCAGGAGGAGACTAGGGAAACTACAGGCCAATCAACCTCATCTTGACCCCTAGAAAGGTGGTAGAGCCAGTAAATGTGGAAACTTATTTCTAACCATATGAAGGACAAGAAGGTGGTgaggagtagtcagcatggatttataGCAGGTAACAGCCTTCTGCAGTTAAGTGACTGGAGCAGTGGTGACTTTAGCAAGGCTTTCATCACTATCTCCTATCACATCCTTGGAGACAAACTGATGGTGTAGGGGTTAGGTTAAGTGGACAGTGTTATGGATGTAACTGCTGGGTTCAAAGCATTTAGATCACTGAGTGGCACAATGTCCAGCTGGAGGCTGGTCACCATGGGTCTATCCTTGGAGACAACAGTAGGGCCAAACACTGCTGGACAGCTTCATTGGTGACCTGGATGATGGGACAACATGCACCTAGTGGTGTCCAGTGGCAGGGActgggcacaaactgaaatacaggaaattccAGTTAAATGTCAGaactttttaacttttttttgtgATTAAGCCTGGGCACTGGTACCTGGAGAGGCTGTGTGGAATCTGTGTGCTTAAGAGACATTGAAAACCTGACTGGACACAACCTTTAGCTACTTGCTCTTGTTTACTCCTGTTTGGACCTGTGACTGGACTAGGTTCCTTCCAACTTTGATAGTTTGGTCATTCTGAGAAAGTGGGTGAAGAAGAGACAGTGTCTTAAATAGTGTCTGCTGTCAAGAGAGTGGTAACAGAGTGATAATGGTAACAGTGTGATACTGTAACCACATTTTTATAAACCACTTTGCTTTAAAACAAGTGCTTTCCTGCTAGAGATGCATTAGAAATCGATTCttaaactttttaattaaaaaggaggGAAATGCTGACTTCAGACATCAGAGTAGGACATTTAAAAGCATCAGGCTGtaattttctccagaaaatCTTAAGCATTTGTCTTGTTGGGAAGACTTGGGATaggaatgttaaaaaaatgtacGTGCAAAAAATGGGATCTAGATGACTTAGATAAGTTCCACTGACTTCTGCATGATTTAATTGTAGCAGTAAATAATCTGACTAAGGTAtttaggctttttaaaaaacatttactttGCAAAGGAACATGTAAGATTTTCAGGTTTTGGAATTGTCATGTTTCTTCCTACCTAATGCTGTGATTAAAAATTGTACTTAGGTATCTACAGGGCGGTCCCAATTCGAATTAATCCAAGGGTCAGCAGTGTAAAATCTGTGTACAAGACCCACATTGATGTCATACACTATCGGAAGACGGATGCAAAACGCCTGCACGGTGTTGATgaggaaacagagcaaaaaatatttacagaggAACGTGTGGAAATGCTAAAACAGCTTTCTAAAAAAGCAGACATATATGAAAGACTTTCTTCAGCATTGGCCCCAAGTATCTATGAGCACGAGGATAtcaaaaaggtgaaaaatt
This DNA window, taken from Calypte anna isolate BGI_N300 chromosome 2, bCalAnn1_v1.p, whole genome shotgun sequence, encodes the following:
- the MCM4 gene encoding DNA replication licensing factor MCM4, encoding MSSPASTPSRRGGKRGRGSNPPTPQDARSPPSQKRRTDESTSTGELQPMPTSPPADAQSPGAADVLFSSPPQFRHTAIPLDFDISSPLTYGTPSSRVEGTPRSGVRGTPVRQRPDLGSVRKARQVDLHSDGPAEDPVATEQSLGQKLVIWGTDVNVASCKEKFQRFLQRFIDPVAKDDEDVGLDLNEPRYMQRLEEINMVGEPFLNVNCEHLRSFDENLYRQLICYPQEVIPTFDMAANEIFFERYPDSILEHQIQVRPYNALKTRNMRSLNPEDIDQLITISGMVIRGSQLIPEMQEAFFRCQVCAFTTRVEIDRGRIAEPSVCKNCNTTHSMALIHNRSMFSDKQMVKLQESPEDMPAGQTPHTVALFAHNDLVDKVQPGDRVNVTGIYRAVPIRINPRVSSVKSVYKTHIDVIHYRKTDAKRLHGVDEETEQKIFTEERVEMLKQLSKKADIYERLSSALAPSIYEHEDIKKGILLQLFGGSRKDFTHTGRGNFRAEINILLCGDPGTSKSQMLQYVYNLVPRGQYTSGKGSSAVGLTAYVMKDPETRQLVLQTGALVLSDNGICCIDEFDKMNESTRSVLHEVMEQQTLSIAKAGIICQLNARTSILAAANPIESQWNPKKTTIENIQLPHTLLSRFDLIFLMLDPRDEAYDRRLARHLVSLYYQSEERMEEEFMDMAVLRDYIAYARCYVNPRLSEEASQALIEAYVDMRKIGSGRGMVSAYPRQLESLIRLAEAHAKVRFSERVETIDVEEAKRLHREALKQSATDPRTGIVDISILTTGMSATARKRKEELAQALRKLIQSKGKAPALKYQQLFDDLRAQSDTAITKEMFEEALRALADDDFLTVTGKTVRLL